A region from the Oligoflexus sp. genome encodes:
- a CDS encoding WD40 repeat domain-containing protein, whose amino-acid sequence MRMLLLLLTFPFLMSCEKLSNRLNSRILDCGESARDGGPWIKVLDPQGQELAAMEQLDARALELNAAGNLPPALPVSEKHCVNTRGTGRIVIRSLAQDRSWSALVKTQDDPSLAFVRLQDNSQARVRLRCPDPWIQNGRFQLPLEVNAADGLEAWAFAPRLFNAEGREAEQNFSLESAGKTLLWPEAWPDGPGQLFLKQKNLLQNPRSALAEVEESCPFIIDRQAPALSLTPAPQPGKDLDMPPGALLLLKIVDPHPALLRWCLQPMDHTQCENPQNWQTVAGEVSLPMPDQGRWVLKAEAKDAAGNSSEALQQVIDIVRRDLLQGISARVDQALAEKNEKGWEAGQSLLRALSDYQRLSIDKEKNQVRAKLVDGILGAAPYLQEYQRANLASTGNQAWAVDQSPDSPWLVLSDADLSLWSARGQLLQKIPVPYAWAADWSPATKSLALGTAEDLWVMQLVDAKFSEPMKLRWMDHKDINSEPDALQWIPGTRQMVITFPNSEPAVVNAGPEGLTLTQRLTSFNNRQLAVAADGSRIATVDGDSVIKLWSTSGEAWVQTDKSDELSVAGLSFAGGGATQRLIVLLKDGRLISWSPGVLWKDIDSASGEIPTESASGIKLQYVQAWGDGSTGLMERGGRFYEWSTVPGKTLQPLKFSGFSWENLRNWKVDPCQRGLWMQDDRSLSYWEWQDAAEPGFKKLGDWPLGTQRTSFAVRCDQDRKNFVTMTGSRLRFWSQRTPLPQIRGDRSQVVVSRFEDGREEGETLFTAGFDGVIRLWDRSGQKLQEWIGHTAQINEVRFLTEWNLFVSSAEDFTSRLWTRKGEMDANLSLEGVASAAWRDAALAFDNEHMLTAGKGVLAFWFQNSNRKELTITIPFESGERPGFDALVRLPGSPRILVRLMKGHVGRALVVTPDGSLVTEAGLPPLQKLRWIEWTRDGARLAIGDAQQKARIFRNQSGQWVEEALAAPANLSRFSFAPDGTRFAALRGGSLVIGQRDSDQWSILQDIPLTSTNLDKGLQWTSDSSRLIYAQAGLVSVRSREGSMEHQFQAFPGTDSLNSMGLSHDPDILAVGSGPWVRIVDLNLDRLQSQLCSWLEAWIQSPDAPPEFSVLCTK is encoded by the coding sequence ATGCGAATGCTGCTGCTTCTCCTGACCTTTCCCTTCCTTATGAGCTGCGAGAAGCTGAGCAATCGGCTGAACTCGCGGATTCTGGACTGTGGTGAATCCGCCCGTGACGGCGGGCCTTGGATCAAGGTGCTCGATCCGCAGGGGCAGGAGCTGGCAGCCATGGAGCAGCTCGATGCGCGTGCGCTGGAATTGAATGCAGCCGGCAATCTTCCGCCGGCCTTGCCGGTCAGTGAAAAGCACTGCGTGAACACCCGCGGCACGGGCCGGATCGTGATTCGTTCCCTGGCCCAGGATCGCAGCTGGAGCGCATTGGTTAAAACCCAGGATGATCCTTCCTTGGCCTTCGTGCGTTTGCAGGATAACAGCCAGGCCCGCGTGCGCTTGCGCTGTCCTGATCCCTGGATTCAAAACGGCCGTTTTCAGCTGCCGCTTGAGGTGAACGCTGCGGACGGACTGGAAGCCTGGGCTTTCGCCCCGCGGCTCTTCAATGCTGAGGGGCGTGAGGCGGAGCAGAACTTCTCGCTCGAAAGTGCCGGGAAAACCCTGCTCTGGCCCGAGGCCTGGCCTGATGGTCCGGGTCAGTTATTCTTAAAACAGAAAAATCTTTTGCAGAATCCGCGTTCGGCCCTGGCTGAAGTCGAGGAATCCTGCCCTTTCATTATAGATCGGCAGGCTCCTGCCCTTAGCCTTACGCCTGCTCCGCAGCCTGGGAAGGACCTCGACATGCCGCCGGGGGCGTTGCTGCTTTTGAAAATCGTGGACCCGCATCCGGCGCTACTTCGCTGGTGCCTTCAGCCTATGGATCACACTCAGTGTGAGAATCCGCAAAACTGGCAAACCGTAGCCGGTGAAGTCAGCCTGCCGATGCCGGATCAGGGTCGCTGGGTTTTAAAAGCCGAAGCGAAAGACGCGGCGGGGAATAGCTCCGAAGCTTTGCAGCAGGTGATCGACATCGTACGCCGCGATCTGCTGCAGGGGATTTCAGCGCGCGTGGACCAGGCCCTGGCCGAAAAAAATGAAAAGGGCTGGGAAGCGGGACAAAGTCTTCTGCGCGCGCTCAGCGATTATCAGCGCCTCAGCATCGACAAGGAAAAGAACCAGGTGCGGGCCAAACTCGTCGATGGCATCCTGGGGGCCGCGCCCTATCTTCAGGAATATCAGCGTGCGAATCTTGCCAGTACGGGGAATCAAGCGTGGGCCGTGGACCAGAGCCCTGACAGCCCGTGGCTGGTGCTTTCCGATGCCGATCTTTCGCTTTGGTCCGCGCGGGGTCAGCTGCTGCAAAAAATTCCCGTGCCTTACGCCTGGGCAGCGGACTGGTCGCCTGCCACTAAAAGCCTGGCGCTCGGCACGGCTGAAGATCTTTGGGTCATGCAGTTGGTCGACGCAAAGTTTTCCGAGCCGATGAAACTCCGCTGGATGGATCACAAGGATATCAATTCCGAGCCCGATGCTCTGCAGTGGATCCCCGGGACGAGGCAGATGGTGATCACCTTCCCCAACTCCGAACCGGCAGTCGTGAACGCAGGACCTGAAGGGCTGACGCTCACGCAGAGGCTGACATCCTTTAACAATAGGCAGCTGGCGGTGGCGGCCGATGGATCACGCATTGCGACGGTTGATGGCGATAGCGTGATCAAGCTCTGGAGCACGAGCGGTGAAGCGTGGGTCCAGACCGATAAAAGCGACGAACTTTCCGTTGCAGGACTGTCCTTTGCCGGAGGCGGCGCAACGCAGCGTCTCATCGTTCTTTTGAAAGACGGACGCCTGATTTCGTGGAGTCCCGGCGTGCTTTGGAAGGATATCGACAGCGCGTCGGGAGAGATTCCGACCGAATCAGCGAGCGGCATCAAGCTTCAGTATGTGCAGGCCTGGGGTGATGGCAGCACGGGCCTCATGGAACGCGGCGGCCGTTTCTATGAATGGTCCACGGTCCCCGGGAAGACTTTGCAGCCTCTGAAATTTAGTGGTTTTTCCTGGGAAAACCTGCGGAATTGGAAGGTCGATCCCTGTCAGCGCGGCCTTTGGATGCAGGATGATCGCAGCCTCAGTTACTGGGAATGGCAGGACGCAGCCGAGCCTGGATTTAAAAAGCTCGGGGACTGGCCGCTCGGAACGCAGCGCACATCCTTTGCGGTGCGCTGTGATCAGGACAGGAAGAATTTCGTGACGATGACCGGCTCGCGTCTGCGTTTTTGGTCGCAGCGCACGCCGTTGCCGCAGATTCGCGGTGATCGCAGCCAGGTCGTGGTCAGCCGTTTCGAAGACGGACGTGAGGAGGGCGAAACCCTTTTCACTGCCGGGTTCGATGGCGTGATTCGACTCTGGGATCGAAGCGGTCAGAAGCTTCAGGAATGGATCGGGCACACAGCGCAAATCAATGAGGTCAGGTTTCTTACTGAATGGAATCTTTTCGTATCGAGCGCCGAGGATTTCACGTCGCGACTATGGACGCGGAAGGGCGAGATGGACGCAAACCTCAGCCTTGAAGGTGTGGCGAGCGCCGCGTGGCGTGATGCGGCCCTGGCCTTTGACAACGAGCATATGCTGACTGCAGGAAAAGGCGTTTTGGCTTTTTGGTTTCAAAATTCCAATAGGAAAGAACTTACCATAACCATCCCGTTTGAATCGGGCGAACGTCCGGGCTTCGATGCGCTCGTGCGCCTGCCCGGATCTCCGCGGATTCTGGTGCGGCTTATGAAAGGTCATGTCGGTCGGGCGTTGGTCGTAACGCCGGATGGCAGCCTCGTTACGGAAGCAGGGCTGCCGCCCCTGCAAAAACTGAGATGGATCGAGTGGACGCGCGATGGCGCACGACTCGCCATCGGTGACGCCCAGCAGAAGGCGCGCATTTTTAGAAACCAAAGCGGCCAGTGGGTGGAAGAAGCCCTGGCCGCACCGGCAAACCTATCCCGCTTCAGCTTTGCACCCGACGGAACACGCTTTGCCGCCCTGCGCGGCGGCAGCCTGGTCATTGGTCAAAGAGATTCAGACCAGTGGTCCATACTCCAGGACATCCCTCTCACCTCGACGAATCTTGATAAAGGACTGCAGTGGACTTCGGATTCCTCACGCCTCATCTATGCCCAGGCTGGACTTGTCAGTGTTCGTAGTCGGGAAGGAAGCATGGAACATCAGTTTCAGGCCTTTCCAGGCACGGATTCGTTGAATTCCATGGGGCTCAGCCATGATCCCGACATTTTAGCCGTCGGTTCCGGCCCGTGGGTCCGCATCGTGGACCTGAACCTTGATCGACTGCAGTCGCAGCTCTGCAGCTGGCTCGAAGCCTGGATCCAAAGCCCGGACGCTCCGCCTGAGTTCTCTGTGCTCTGTACAAAGTAA